The Solenopsis invicta isolate M01_SB chromosome 12, UNIL_Sinv_3.0, whole genome shotgun sequence DNA window CATACAGCACGGCATAGAGAAAGCATCgcgaaatattgctgcaacattgcagcaatggtaaagtgtccgcttcagaaatattgcgAGCATTTCATCGTTGCTGAAGCATTGTAGCAACAtcttgcaatgtttttgctattCTGTGCAATACAGATTCtcgttcaataaaaaatattgtatatgagTTTCGAGTAacatttactaattttttaaaaatttacctcGAAATTTacctcatatatatataaagattttgATTAATCCACATGTTTCTTTTGCAATGAAAGATTTCGAATTTGAGCGGCACGAACATGAGAGACGTTAAACTGGACATGCGACACGTTAAACGTGTAAGCATTAGGCACGGTCATTCCAAGAATAATACTCGTCCTGTTACGTTCCTACGTCAGTGACTCTATCAGCAGACTTTTCGCCAAACATACTGACGCGCGTCGCGCGGGATTAGCGCGAGAAACTTAAGTGTTATGTACGCTCTATATGTATATGAACGAAAAATCTCACAACGCATGCGGACGGAAGTGGGTACGGTGGAAACGCAATCGGTCCAGGATTCCACGGATTACGGTCCGAGAGATAATTACGCACAAGACTGGCCTGCATCGAGTTTTGGATATCTTGAAAAATTGCATTTCGTCGCAAGTCGCGCTCTACTTGGCGCGTTACAACGGATCGTTACGATATTACGCGTTCTAGGTATAGGTACGAAGCTAAGTCTAAACTATGTACAGTTGAATTAGAACGGGTTTTTAGGAACTTTAGAACAGAAACTCAAAAGCTACTACGAAACTAATTAAGCTAGGGCTCTCGACGGCGGCGGGAGACCAGCGAGGATGCAATATTTGTCTTTAGGATCTCCAAAAGCCGGAGTCGGAGCTGCCAATGTCCTCTAATTTCCGATTCACCATGTTCccgataataataaattaaggaATTAAGTTAGAAGCATCCCGTACGTAGGACACACGCGACAGGAGCTTCGTGCGATCTTAAACGATTATTCAGTATTTTTGGCCAAAGTCGCTCTTAAACGGAACAAAAGCCTAactgtgtacgtgtgtatgtgtttgtgtgtgtgtatgcatgtgCGTGTACACGACGATTACTTATACATACAAATTCTccatatatatacaatacagTCCGACGTACAATAATATCCGAGGCACGTGCATTTTCTCGCGAGGATTCGCGGCAAAGAGATGAGATCGAAAAGAAATCGCAATCGGGCGGAGGCAGGGAGGAGGGTGAAAGGAACGGTAGACGCTAACAAAATGTAATGTGAAACGTTCGACTCAACGTAAAGATCTCCTTTGCTTACGTTACGAATCTTTCGTCGCCGTAAATAATTAATCGCGATCGATTAATGGAACAGAATGCGTCAGCAACTGACCCGTCACAGAAATAtcgttacataatttaatttctaaataggAATGTTGCTTCGCCGTCTAATTGATTCACAATCGcgtctgtttttttctttctttttaagaatGAACTTAGATTACTTTATATGACCACACACAGAGAGACGAGAGAAGATATAATGGTCATACACCGGCGCTTCCGCGTCTATGGCGTACAAGATATCTACGATCGTGTGAGGCACGAAGTGCCTCGAAGCGAATTTCGCGGAGTGGAAAGAGGATTCCTTTGACATAGGAGAGCCTTAGAGCGACGTAGCCGCTAGGAAACTAAACGTCAACTCGTATTTgctctccttccttccttccttcctcctcctcctcctctctctctctctctctctctctctctctctctttctttcgcgTATACACGAGCCGTTGGATGACTTAAAACCTAGGTTAATTGGAACTTTGCTAACTGATTGTACCCTACGCCAGCGGTGCACGTCGTGCCGCTCATTAATTCTCCTCTCGATTGCACTTTAACGGGCGAGATCGCCCGTCTGTATCCTGCGTTCTGCGTTCGCGGCGCGAATAATTGCGACGATCCGCCGCGCTTCCGCGATGCGTGTATCGTCGCGTAATAAAAACGGGACGACCCCGGGAATTCGGCGAGCGACGTGAAACCACGCGCGGACGCTCCTCGCGGACGTTTCTCGAAGAAGATCCTCACTGTTCCAGCTTATGTAATCGAAACCGGGCGAAGTGGCGATTGCATTCTGCGCAAAGTGTACAGCATCGTCACGTTCTGACGCCGAACGCTGCTCCCGTAAGCACTCGAAGTAGGTCGCGACCGAATTTCTGGCTgaccgtctctctctttctctctctctctctctctctctctgccaaATTTTGACGACACCGCGAATATCGGAGCACACGCGCGACGCGTCAAACGATCTCGCCCGCATCATGCGCGAGACGAGCGAGAAGAGCGTATCTATGGCAAGCACCGTTTCCTACATCGcgagatttaaaaattgtgattttttttctatttaaccTTTAAACTGTAGCGCCCAAAAACATTGATAAACAGTCTGACAGATCGCTATTATGTTTCCGCTAATTTTATAGGTTCCTTGTAATGAAAAAACGTATATTTTCATGCAATTATTTCGAATACTTGTAAATAAGGAAGGCGAAGAAAGATGTTTCAATGTAAGGATTAGCAAAAATCTCATACAcgggaaaaaatattatcaaatcaacatctcatatataatataagcaAGAGCATAAAATCttcttaagaaaaatttaataatcttaaacagacataacttgcttacatgatgaaataaattctttatgtaagaaataaatttctccATGTAAACaagttatgtttgtttaagattatcaaattctttcaagaaaattttatactcttgcttataAATGAGAAtgtgattgttgatttgatactaatttcttttttgtgtgTACAAGGTATCTTTAAAGTTTATTACCACTCgctatatttcagaaaaaaaattcaaaattatgcaaaaactACGAAATACGCTACTTTTAAGGGGATTAAGGAATTTGCCTCCCTCATAGAAAAGTTTCCTAGAGGAACCCCagctcaaatatttcaaatggaATCCTCCATATTATAGCATATCATTTGAAGAAAGATTACAAAAGggaaaatttttgtacaaaatggAAATTGATACATTTACCCGTTCGGAAGTTGTTTAGGATCAAAGTCCGAAAGAggccaattttgaaaaaattgttactcccatttgaaaaatttgaaaaatcctaaaaaaatcctaagaaagttaataaaaatttttccaacaTTAAAATACGGCATCACACCAACAAACAAGAgctaataaatatatgtatgtaaataagacataaatgaagaaatacaTACATGCCCAAACTGCGAAAGAGTAACGTAAACGGTAAACTGTGGAAccgctacaattttttaacCGTTTCACATTACACGTTTTCAGCGAATGATAACGAGACCACTGTAATGTTTGGTGGAGATAGATGTCATACAAAGGTACTATGAGTTTAGAGCGCTTTTTGTGGATATCGAGAATGTTATTgacaagtaaaatttcaatagCGATCCGTAAGAGTGGCATTacagtttaagggttaattcCGGATATAGcgcgcgaagaaaaaaaaagacatgaACGCGAGTACGAGAATTGGAGACGTTTGAGCGTCACTGCCCAATTTATCTGTCGTGACACGCGCGCACGAAACACACGCGTTTACGTGTTCGTAAACGATGCGATAACGCACGATCGCGCGGTCGCGCCGGCGTGCGCGTTATATACTCCTTCGCGCTCATTGTATTTTTACGATTGCAAGGTTACGCCCGCGGAATTCTCCGATTAGCATTTAGCGTTTTCCTCGAACGATCGATCCGACCGGACTCCAGAGAGCGGATAACAGGCGCGCGGGACGCGCGAAAAGAATCGTCGACGATAACGGCGACGGTGTTTGCGGAAAAACCTCCTCGTGGCTGTTTACCACGATCGAGACGATAAAAAGTGCGTAGCTCCGCGCGATTACGCGGAAAATTAACGCGAATAAGCGCGTTCGAACGCGAAGATTGCGACCGAGCTGCGATATAAAATGTCAAGCGGCTGTGATTCATATACTATCTTTACtcatcttttctttttcgcAATATTAAAGTCCCCGTCGCGATAACACGATGCAAATCGAGGACGAgctaatatttttaacaatattgttaTCTACGACTGTCGAAATAGAGCGCATGGAAGATGAAAAAAGGAACGTAAATGAGCGAAGGTAAAAATGACCTTTTGCAGGCAACAACATGCAACTCAAAGTTTATCGACTTTTTTCAGTTTCTATCGCACAGTCTTTCTTGCCAAATAAAATCTTGACGTGCTCGTTTTGCGCGAGCAATACTCCAAGTAATTCCGATTTCCATTGTTCTCTTCGTCTATCAGTCAGAGCGCggttgcgaaaaaaaaaaaataaaataaatacgcgAGAGATTCCCATTCTACGTTTGGCCGAATTCAATTTGTGTTACGAGAAACACGAATAAGTTAATGAACGAATATGTGAATGCAGAATGATGCGTCGAGACACGAAGAACTCGCGGATCGTACGGTGATAGAGATGGCCGCCTGTATTCGCGCGAGTCTCGAGTGTGTGGAGTTATGAGTTTGTAGAAAGAGAGAGCGCACCGTATGTTTAATTTGcgatatcattattttaataccGCGAGCGGAtgaacggacggacggacggacggacggacgcgACGCCGCCGTCCCCGTTGTGCAAACGCGTCGTGTGTTGCGCGAGGATTTAATTAATCGTATTCCGGAATTTACAACCCGCTGACAGCATTTTTGATACGGTATTTGGAAACTTTATGATCCATTTGCCAAACGCCAACTCTAATCAGGCTCGTTCAGAATCGCGGCAGGACTTTCATTTCAATGTACCCTCTCGGTTGCCAGTCATTAACGGCACCGTCActcgtaaatattaattaaaatcccGTTTTCAGAGGAATGCCGATTTGCCGGACGAATATTCTAATTAAAGCTACGCGCTCTCGAGACCGGCGCGGCGGCCGGGACTCTCGTATATCGCTGATAGAATGAAACTCTCATCCTTCTGTCCGTCGAAACAAATTAATTCGCGCGATAGATGCGCGCAATACTTTAAATGCTATCCTCTTTGTTTACACGggtgcaaaaataaataaatcacgcTAGTGtttgatttcaaataaataatcaaagatttatattttttgtacagcAAGAGAGTAGAAATTTCTACTTAAAATACGGAAGTATTTGCATCTCGGATGCACACTTCCGTTCGCGTCTACGTCTCCAAAGGGTGCATCGGTGCTGCGCGATCGAAGGATTTAAGTAAAGATAGGGGCGCAGATCCGAAGATGAAAAATGCGCGTTTTTCGTTAAGgcaaacaatttttcaataactcGGAGCGGAGTGCATCGACACATGTATTTAAGTTTAACGCCGCGAGAGAGATCACAATTAAATCACACGCGTGAAAAGCCCGCGCTCTCGCATCGGGAGTTGTGAACGTCGAAAGGCGAGAGCATATCTTAATATCTCCGAGATTAAAAACTAGGACAGCGAGATGGAATGTAAGACGATAAGTGACAAGTGCATTGCGTGCTAATAGAATAGCCGATGCAGTCGCGAAGTATCACAGAAATCGCAGAGATCGTGATCACCACTCGGAGACGTAGACGCGCCGATTTTGAAATGAGACGAGAAAGGCGATTGATATTCTCGCGGGAGAACGCGCGATAAAAATCGCGCGTCCGAACAAAAATAATTCGTATAGTCATCAcagctttaaataaaatcatttcgcTAACCGATTGCGCACTGCGCCTCGCACTGCCGACCTTAGGATATTCAAGACGTGAATAAAAACGTGTACGCCCAGCGTACGCTGCTAAAACCGTACGACAATTAAATTAGGAACatgtataatgataattttagattCTCGTGTGTCctccaataataattaaaaattatatatccaactaaaaaaaaaaaaaataaatttccattgaattattaaaccattaaaattaaGTCGCCGTAAAAATAGCCCGGCGTAAAATTGATTTCGAAAACAACCCTTCTCGCACGCGGCACAGATTGAGCTAACACTTTTCCGAGGTGTATGCgctagtttttttttctctctctctttttactcGTCCATCGGAGATGACGGTTCGCGTTCTAGGGTCAACTGTTAAAAGATTATCTACTCGCGGCGATTCGAAGAAGACCGATATCGGTCGCCGTCGATGCCTCCCTATTCCCCGCAAGGCGATTCCTTCGGTGCCGTTCCGCAGGCCTCTGCGCACGGAATGCGATGAATATTTCAGAGATCGATCGATTTCGAGCGGCTCTGCTCGCACAGCGAAGGGGGGGAATAGGGGAGGACCCTTGCAAGGAGGATGACGGAAAGTAAGTGGCTGCTAAATATACAATGCGCTCATCGAATCGCTTAAAAGGAAGAGACCGGGGAAAAAGAACGCTTGTGCTCGTTGTGCGCTCGTCTGCAATCGCATGCAATCGCCAAATGCCTGGCCACGATAGTGTGTTTATCGTTTATCGAGGATCCGCGAAGACGCGGCTGTTTTTCGTGGTCCGCGTATATACGCTCGCGTGTCGCGCCGAATTAAATTATCCCGCGAGGGACGGAGGACAGCGGGAAAAATCAATGGGAATTACGTTTGTACCTTCGCCTTCGAGGAATCGAACCCGCCGGCTTTGCCGTCGACGATGGTCGCCCCGTTCGTTTTCCGAAAAAAGAGATGTCGATCCGCTCACACAGACCACTTGCGTGCGCGCTAATTATCTTACCTTACCTAGTAGGAAAACAAAAGTATGTACCTCGAATACTGGTTCTCGTATCACTCGGACATTGGGGATTGCTGCGCGTAACGCGGGATATAGGGTAATGGGCGTGAGAGGCCTAACTACGATTGATGAACATACAAATGATTCCctcccttcccctcccccctctgAAAAAGTCTTTTTGGATTACCgccataaatttatttttgttacattgcCTCAAATTATAcgtgattgaaaaaaaaacgtaaggAATTTCAACGAATTAAACAGTTAAAACATTCCTGCCTTcattatcgaaatatttctcatTAAAAGTTGACAAATTATGAAACACCGGCAGAAATGCTTAGGAAACACGCCGATTACCGAACATCCCGTTTTATATCGATCTCTCTTTATTGCGGAGGTTTGCGCATATACGGTATTGAGTTTGATTCGTTCGTGCGCGTTCAATCTTGATATTCCACGAATCACACCGCGAAGATGAGATCCTCTGTACTTTTTTTTCCGAGAGCACGCCCATCCGGGTGTCTCTCTGACCGAGGGggctataaataaataaaaacgagcTCGCGAGTGGAACGAAGGGTGGACGTCGCCCGGAGATCGAATCTCAACGCGCGACTGGATTATCTATCTATCTTAATAAAGGACGTAAGTAatgttaaataagaattaaactacaaatttaaaaaaaaatgaagtaacGTAGTAGTAGTAGTGTGTCGCGTAGTCAGGTATTGCACTGTCTCAATGGCCACCGCGTGGTCACGTATACTCGTCACGACTCTCGATCTGCAAGTGAAAAACGTTGCGCCGGAAACGGCCAGGTTTCGGGAAGTCTCGCGACGCGAAAATCGCGCGCGTCATTTCTTCCCAAATCTGCAAGACGCGAGAGTGCGTTTCGCGGGCCGTGAACGCAAGACTTTTTCGACACACGCGGGAGGACGAAGATTCGATCGGCGTTCTCGTTGCGTCGCTCACGATGCCGCTTGCGTCGGACGTGTGTCTATGAATTAACCGTCGACTCGCGAAGAAAAGGTGATGTCTTGGAGAAAAATGAGGAACAAAAGTTAATCCAAGAGGCCACTAATGCCAGCGCACTCGTAataaattctctctttctctttcgttcgCTCTCttgttctctcgctctctttctctctcacacacacgttctctctttctcactttttcctattatgaatttataaacCTCATGTCCACCGAGTCGAATTGCACCGCGTAGAATTTCACTAAGTGGACGTTTCCTGTCTACCCTACCCACCCTTCCCCCTGTCCCTCCCCCAACCCCCGACTTCCGGTCGTGTCTTTATCGTCGGCGCGCGCTATTCTCAACCCCCCCCGTGTcaactgtataaaatattctcaaTCATATCAACAACAGTCGCATCGTACATCGTACAACGTCAGTACATTATTACAATAGTTTATAGTTAATTGTAATCAATATAATATTCACAGCATTTTATCAAAATCTCTTAAAAGCACCAACCGTGGCGGCTCAAATTTTCCCCTCTCGCTCCCTCCCCGTTTACCCTTCTCGTTCCGTGTCGCTTTGCCCATTTTCCCCACCCTCCcgtatctttttctttaattaaccCCTTGTCGctcgtatatgtatgtatgtgtgtgtaagtgtgtgtacgtgtatatatgtatatatatacctttaataatttatcgatatatatatacgtataatttataatatatatatatctatatatatatttatatatgtatataataagcTAAACGTTTCGTCTTAAAGCACTGATTAAACGAGGGAGCTCGTTATTAACGTGTCCCTCCCCCTGAACACGCGTTTACCAACCATCCTAACCAAAATCACAGGACTAACTAGAAACACCGCCGGCTTCTTTGCCCCGTCGCTCGATTATTCGGGACCGTTGACGCGGGGAAGtcgcgcgcgtcgcgtcgcgacgcgcgcgATCAGCAGGTGGACGAGAGGAGATGATGGGTAGTGGTACTGGTGGAGAGTTGCGGAGGAGCTTGCGGGGGAGTGGGAGCAGGGGAGAATGTGCGGATGTGGAACGATGTCGATGGGATGTCGTGTCGCGGCAACGGCAGCGGCGATGGCGGCGGTACCGGAAGCGGGGACGGTACCATCGTTGTCGTCGCCAGTTTGTTCGCGCGAtcggcgacgacgacaacgtgGATGCGTCGTGGATCAGCAGAGCGTCCCGTACGgtgatcgtcgtcgtcgtcatcatcatcgtcgccgtcgtcgtcgacggcgacgacaacggcggtggtggtggtggtggcggcggcggtggcggcggcggcggcggtggcggcggtagcagcggcggcggcggcggcggtcttGCTGCTGAGGCTAAGGCGAACTCAATGatgcggcggtggcggcggcggggcCTCTTCCTCGGAGGGGTCCACGGGGCTCGGGGACAGGAACTTGCGCACATACTTCGGGTAATGTGTCTTTTCGTGGGCCTTGAGTATCGTCGACCTCGAGAAGGTCTTGCCGCACAGCGTACACCGGAACGGCCGTTCGCCGGTGTGCACGCGACAATGGTCCTTCATATGGTGGCGTAGCTTGAACGCCTTACCGCAGAACTCGCACTTGAACGGCCGGTCGCCGGTGTGCGCCGGTAGGTGGGCGATCAGCGAGCCGACGTCCGGGAAAGACTTGCCGCAGAACTTGCAGAGGACGACGCCGGAGGTCGGGTCCGAGTGGGCCGCGAGCTCGAAGTCCATCGGCTCAATCGTACCCGCGGTGGGGTAGTGGGCCTCCGGCGGCAGGTGCATGCCGGGCTCGAGGCCCAGCTGAGCCTGCAGCTGCAGGTGGGCCGCCTGCTCGCGGTACTTGAGCGACTCGAGGCTGTGCGAGAGGATGTGCCGCGTCAGCTTGCTCTGGTGGAGGAACGAGGCACCGCAGTACATGCACGCAAACACCCGCTCATCCACACCCATCAACTCCTGCAACCAAACAAACAAGAACATCAACTTCTTGTCTTCCCTCTGGCGCTCTCTACCCCCGCGGGAAAGACTCATCtccgactctctctctctctttccgaatctctttctctctctctctctctctctttctctctctctctctctctttctctctctttctctctttttctttctctatctctctttgtctctttatttttatctactgctctatttctctttctttttggaTTTTTTGGCCTAGTCCCGTAAATATCCTGATGACacgttaatattaattgtactaACTATACTACCATGTATGCCGCAATAACGCGCGATAAAACGTCCGCTCTGGCACTACTTGATCTGTAGGATACACAGATGCacacatatattacatatatgtacatatatgtctattatatagatatatgtatgtgtatatatatatgtatatacgtacatatgtacatatacacacacatatatatatatatgtatatatacatatatataccgCAGCGCATCGTTTCAAAAACGGACGAGCGCTACGGCTACCTTGAAcgaacaagaaaaaaataagatatcctTCGTATCGTGCTCCCTTCATTCGCTTTTTCTCTCCCTTTGACGACTAATTCTTTCTAATGCATCTAagttttcgttaaaaaaaaaaagaaataaagaaagtaCAGGCAAGCTCGTTCTCTTGACACTACTATAAGCACGTGTTGCGACTAAAAGaggtcctctctctctctctctctttcgctctctctctgtctctctattctctctctctctctcgctctctctctctatctttctttcCTTCAGTGTctaattcataaatttcattCATTCGGAGGAGAAAGTGTCTCCGGCGTGGCGAGAAGCTAACGCTTCTCGGTAGCACACAAGACGGTATTCACAAGAAGTTGACGCTCATTTTTGTTTGGCGCGCCGCGCACCCCAGGCACATGTATGACAAACTATTCGAGTGTGTTacgatgtaaaaatatatatatatatatatatatatatgtatacagagtGTCCTCGAGCTATCGCCATACCTTTTACATTATGAATTTTTTGACCAATTCGGAAATGTTGATAGAAATGTGAATAAGTGGATGAGTCATTTTAATTATTCGTGTAATTGTTTTGCAAACAAAAACAAGGAATTTGCGATAAAATAAGTCTTGCAAAAACAAGTAGCGAAAGATAAATCACAACTAGTTAATTTCAAATGAACTTTGCTGCAGTATTACCGTGAGGCTATAGCTGAGATGTTTAATTATACTAAGCTTACTGAAacgttgtatataaattaactttaaggAACAATCAATTCCAAATTGGTCAAGAAATCTATAAACAAAACGAGCGGCGATAGTTTCAAGGGAGACATCttgcatatatataaataaatggataaatatatatacgtagATATAATATAGCAacagatatatatgtatacgggCCCATAACAACCCCCACAGCCTCGTTCTCAACCCGCCCCTCTCGTCCCTCCTCCCTTTTATTGTACTCGCGGCGTATGTGCCGCGCCGCAAAATTTATTCGCCGTAGCAAAAGGCATTGCACTCAACCAAAACGACAAATTGAAATACAGATATTACAAAGTAACAAATGGTATAATGAATATGTCAACAATCTgccaatatatgtatatatatatatatatatataaatatatgtataaatatatatatatatatatagtgcaaaaaatatatatgtaaatatatatagatatttatacCACAGTGTACAAACGATATGCGATGTATACATaacgtatgtgtatatatatatgtatatatatttatgtatatatatgtatatataaatgtagtaAAAAAACAATCATGGCCAAAAACGAAGGTCAACTTCTTGACAGTGAGCTAGCAAGACAGGCTGGCAGGACGGGAGAGGATTCATTTGGCTTTTCGTAGTCTCGCTTGGACAATtttttcgtctctctctctctttctctctctctatttcgctctctttctttctttcttgctctctctttctctctctctctctctctctctctctctctctctctctcactcatgACAGACTTTGAGCGCACTTTTTTGGTCCCCTCAAAGCACGTGGAGATGGAATTCACAAACGGAAGGGGCCGAGCTTTTACGATCAAGTGGTACACTCTTGATGCGCGAGCTGCACGCGTAGCAAGCAGAAGAATGCTGAAGGGGTAGAAAAGGGTTGTGAGGTAGTGGAAGATACAAAGTCGTGAAGCTGAAGATGaaagtttcatatttttttaattaaatagaaattcttTATACAACTTAATCATTTCTTGTTTCAATGCGTTGTTTTTACGCCTGTTTCGTACATTACTTTAGAAAATTGTCTCCTATTTAAGGAGGTATAAATCGGATATAATTTGCTTTAGTCTATTAAAGTTCACGTCTCTGTAGCCACATTTAGAAACCGGGACAACGACTAAAGTAGATAAAGACGAGAAACTGGACTTCCGAGCAGAaacgagagacagagagaaagacagagaatgCGTGTATGCAACTGTGTATCGGAAAGCAGAGAGAAGACGAAGGGGTGTAATGAACAGTGGATCAGTTGATTAGATTtggaaaagaaaacaatttatttgccACAGTAGATGGGCATGCACGATCTCACACATTTCCTTGTACTTATTATGTCTCAATGAGATTTTTAAGTGACACGCGAATGAAAATTCGATATAGACAAAGAAGGCTATATTACAAATAAGAGTCtcagaaaaaaaaatccttttaattcttttaagtGACATCGCGATATTTTTTATGGCAATTAAGAAATGTACGTAAAGAATCGTCCTTATGTGTGCGTCGTATTTCATGAATGTTACGGTAACCTAGcgtaactttaattttttataaagaactaTTCAACACGTCATTTGTCGCAAGATTAATATTTACGCTTCTccttataaaattttcaaatctttGTCGTCAAGCCAAAAAAATCTTCGCCAcaatagttttatataatttcttctcACTATCTTCTCTCTTACTatccttctctcttttcttcgttcatcattagaaatatttacattatgtcGCGTGAATCCAACTGCGACTGAAAACTAcgtatttcattgaaacaaaaGTTACATGGAGGATATATTCAAAATGACTTTCTTTTTTATGTCAACGAGAGCAATCGACAAGAGCGTCGACTGACGAAGAGTTTTAGAAAACATCTCGTGTCGAAACGTTGAAAGAACTCGATCATGAGGAATGGGTTACTGTAAGGTTACTGTCGGCAGGTAAAAATAGTTACAAGTAAAGCGCAAGAACGAACGAGAATCCTGCTTTCTGTGAGATCATTGATCATGATCCTCGGGGCATCGCAATCGGATTACGACAATTAATCGTTGATAACGCGACAAATCTATCAAATTAGCAGGGAGAGCAGCAAACAGCAAAGCACTTGGGCACATGCAAGAGACCCACATGCAAAGTGAATTCGacgcacatacacatacacgcgtgcgtgcgcgcgcgcgtgtacgtgcGTATGCGATCACCGTCGGACTTTCGGGTGAAGCAAAGTACGTTTATATGCATCGACGATATACTTCAAAGTCGCGTCTGTCGTCACACCGGGTAGCACGTCACGAATGATCCGGTCATAATAATGATGTAGCATAATGCATTGCAACGCGTAATTGCAGTTGCAATTTGAAGGGACTTGGCGCAATGGATCGTCGTCTCATCCGCAACGCGCAGCTCCTGCCGACGATTGCGAATGAGCGAGACGTTCATcaatatatagtatatgtatat harbors:
- the LOC120359288 gene encoding zinc finger protein 628-like, with the protein product MSLSRGGRERQREDKKLMFLFVWLQELMGVDERVFACMYCGASFLHQSKLTRHILSHSLESLKYREQAAHLQLQAQLGLEPGMHLPPEAHYPTAGTIEPMDFELAAHSDPTSGVVLCKFCGKSFPDVGSLIAHLPAHTGDRPFKCEFCGKAFKLRHHMKDHCRVHTGERPFRCTLCGKTFSRSTILKAHEKTHYPKYVRKFLSPSPVDPSEEEAPPPPPPHH